The genomic interval TGCGTGCAGATGCCCCTTCGTGTCAGTGACCATCACTTACGGCTGTGGATCTTTCGACGAACCAAGGTACAGGAAAGTTATCTAATAATTGATCCAGAAAGCAACCATCCATGGCCGGTTCCGCGGTCAATTCGTCAAAATCCTCAAGGCTTGGAAATAGATCGATATCGCTATCCAATATCATATCAGGCATATTGAAAGTgccattattttcattttcttgcacCATTTGCTCTTCCTCTTTCTTCAAGCTCGCACTTTGCACAAACTCATCCTCGATGGATGCCATCAAAGGGGTTGTTGGAGAAAGGACTTTGGAAGAACTTGGagaattgttttttcttttaggtGTTGGGAATTTGCTCCGAGTGCTGCCAGCAAGGGAGTTTCGGCGAGTTGGACGGGTGTGGTTGTGTTCTGAACTATAGGTTACAATGAAGACTCCCGGCTCCAAAGGGCTCCGTTCCACCTGTTTTCTTGCTGAACACCCTTTTGAACTGCTGCACCTGTAATAGCTCCTCGGATATGGGGATCCCTTGATGGGTTTCTGACCGTATTTCCTCCATGCCCACATATCTGAGCAAAGTCCCTCGGCTGCTGTCACATGTTGGACCACCCTTTTGTGCTGATTCTTCCTGCTGCAGTACAAGGGGATTGAAAATTGTATCAGATTTTTTGGAAAATCAATAAGCTTtcaaatacatatatgaaatcTGGATTAAAGTCGCAAATATATTATAGATCACAGCAAAACTTTTACAGTACCAAATAACCAACCTTCTTCTTGGTTCTTTTATACTGGGCTTCTGTTCTGGTTGTTTGATTTCTTTTGGAACAGATACGGAGCTGGCAAGGATGGTTTGTGAGGGAACGGGTTGCAAGACAGGGTAGATCAAAGGCTTGTAAAGCTTATCCAGTTCGTCTAGAACCGTTGCGGTTTCACTGATTTCAGGAAAACTTAAAAGGTCATCTTCTACAGCACTCAAAGGAGCAAAACAAGATTTTGGGTTCCCAAAGATTGTAGGCCGGGCTTCATTTATGCACCCTCTTACTACAGCTTGCAAATCCCAGTCCTCCATGCGCCCAAAATCACTCATCAAGAACTTGGTGCtgctctgagagagagagagagagagagagagagagggagcagaagagagaagaaggagCTGACTTTAGATTGTCTGAGAACTGTAAAGAGCCTTGTGAGGAAACTGAAGACTGGGTTCGGTTATATATTGAGCAAAGAGAGAAGGAGATCATAGACTTTCTAAAAAGCTTTGTTTTGAAGTCTTTTCCTTCCCACACGTATACCATTTCCTGATTCCTAACAGAttgacttttttaaaaagtcaaaGGTTAGGACAAACAGTAACGATACTCGCAACAACCTCTACTCGCTTTACATTTCGCCAGAATCTTCTCGGTCGGTGACTTGAAGCTGCAATTATAGAGTTGAAGTCAAGGAAACCGGGCGAGTTTAGATTTTTATGTACTCTGGAGGTTACCTTTAGAAGTCATGCATGGATAATTTCTCCGCTCACTCTTTCATGCGTCGGCCGCGCGGATACATACTGGCATCCCGCTAATGCGTTTTGgtcaaaaatttattatttttctacagAACTTGCATGTGATTAATTTATACACAATGCTAATAAGACACTGATTCATGAAGCATTATCGTATTAATGATACTAACTTTTTAACTTGTTTGGATCGATAGGCTGCGATATGGgatctttaatttaattttttttttgtttgatatgtCTCTTGCAagctgattatatatatatatatatatattatgataaaatctaaatattataGTACTGTTCATACATGAGTATATATCTCCTCTCTCTTTCCGATTTGCATCTGGAccataattttaagaaatttcaaTGATCTATTAGCCTAGTTTATCCACGCACTATTTGAAGTTTTCAAATGCTGCTTGCGTGAAAACCAATAGATCATCATTGACAGATTGATTAATATGAAGGGAAATTACACTTGATTCTCAAATTACCACCTATTTAACTGTAATATCATTTTCAAACTACCAATTTGATGAACACCCCAATTTGATAGCTAATAAGATTAGGAATGGTCTTATTGCCTTCAAACTAATTATCATTTaacgttttgaaaaaaaaaattttaaaacacagtGATCAAATttggaatattgataattttccTTTAAAGTAGCTAGGTTTTCCCAGCTTTAAAGCAAAAGTTCGATGAACTTtaaagtgatatatatatatatataaatatatatatttacaaaggTAGTAGTGTCGCATTCAGCTGTACATATATAGTGGGGATATGCTAGTGACAGGATGATCCCacgtataattttatatatatcttacttTTGGTAATTTGATTGGCCTGgacatgatataatatatagaagGCCTGCCTAGCTAGGGTATATATCTTGGTTGGTCCCTGATCTCCCTTGTGTACTCATGACTCGCAAAGAGAAGGATATATAGATAGCTTGAACCCCTAAATGGTAAACCCATTTTCTGATCGATTCCCATCAGGCTCATGTCAACCCTAGCTTGCTCACTCCCACtttgatgagaaaaacaaattagacATGCGCATTCTAACTTCATAACTTTGTTCACAAAATCAGGATCTTACGCAAAAGGAAACAACATGCAGTACCGCCGTTCAAAGACAAGAAATATCCCAGTCAAAGCACCATAAAAGTCAGTTTACTCTGCTTGCAAGTTGCTAGCTAgtttacatatataaatatatatatatatatatatctatatatatgcactCCTTAATAACTGGGACTCATGAGAAGCcaagagttttattaatatatatatatataaatatatataaatatattgtctAGGGCTGGGGATGAaccaaaaaatagagaaaataaccGAACGTTTGTAAGGCATGAAATGATGATCATCAGACTGTTTTCagctgggaaaaaaaaaacgaatagAGAACATTGAAAGTGAAACTTTTAAATGATCAAGATACAAATTCGTggaaattaaaagtttaaaagaataattaagcatatatatatataaattttccttaaaaagaaaaagagaaggaatcGTTCCGTGAAATGGAGGGCAGCGCAGCAAGAATGGACTTTTGGTGACCACCATAGCACTAGTTAGCGTTATTTTCAGTAGAAATACGTTGATATCTTCTTAGCTTGGcttatatgcatatatagagCAGGAAGAGGACCTAGTGAGCTAGCATATATAGAGCATAGGCAACTTGGGGAGCCTTTGAAATTAAAGGCTGTCAGCTAGCTGAAAGCTCTTGGTTTTGGATGAAGGGGACTGTACCACGCGGAGTGGTGATGACTGATGAGAAACCGCGTCTTTTAGTCGGCGTTTAattctctgtatttttttatttttttcaaaactttgacGCCGAAAACGACCTTTCCATATAAAAATAgtgtgagtatatattatatataaatatatatatataatattatacgaTTTGAAGGTAGAAGTGAGATCTTACCGGCCAATATATGGAAAGCCCGTGCGAAACGACGTCCGTTAAAGTGGACAATGCATGCAAGCTAAATGCTATGGGGAGAATAATTAGGAACAAGTCCAAAGGATACACACCTAATTAGTTGATATTGCTGTGTCTTTGACGTCCCGTGATTGTCTTTGAGAGGAAGGCCCTCTATTAATTCCAAGATATTAGATtttactaattataatatacagAAAATTCGTTGATTATTGTggctatataaatatatatggtaCTTATGCATATGGTACTGAAGTCATGTGAGGCGACTGGGATtcggaatatatatatatacacgataaATGCATGTGTTAATGTCGTATTTCGCAGGCCTGGACAACTCCACACCCCCGGTATACGAGCGATCACCTGCACAGTAACTACTACGGGAGAGGGACATCGAGGTTCGTTGATCCTTCGATGCTTAAGTCAatatgatgaagaagatggtAAAACAATAATGAATATGATAGCGATTGATTGACTGATTAAAGATGATTACCTTATCCGCTGTTGGTAGTATCCTATTTATAGTTACCGAACAGGTCCCCACCGTAGTGGGCTGTTGCATAGCAGGGGataatatgtttacattgttgaTTCACCGAGCTGCTCTTATGTCATCACCTTGCCAAGCCGTGAAGAGGACATGCTTGCTGGGTCGCATTGGATGCGACACACCTTCTACTCTGGGCCGCATTAAATGCGGCATGGTTTCTACTCTGGGCCGTATTAAATGTGGCATACTTTCTGTCCTGAGTCCCTTCCATCTAGTGATGTATGCCATGTTCCTTCCTTCTTAAGTTTTGCCTATATCTTTTGTCTTGTCAGTATTGCCCGACTTGGACTTCCTGCCCGAGCTTTGATCCAGGTATTGTCTGTTTGACCCAGACCAGGTGATTGGGCTAGGCCTTGCCTCCAGCCCCATCCAACCTAGACCACATATCTCAATCGTGACCTGGGCCCATTATTTGGCCCAACATAAGGGATTTTCTCCCTTCATAGCATGTAACGAGACATGACTTCAAGGCTAATGATGATACATgatttataactatttttataattttatttcaattagAGGGTAATTATGCAagatttaaataagttgtaaaagAGGGCATGTTGTGGAGTGAATGAGAAACCCTAGTGccgacactctctctctcaaattctcTTAGAAATCCTCCAAATCgctagaggaggaggagaaaggGGGCTTCCTCCAccttttcctttctccttcCCACTCTCATTCCCTCATTTCTCCATCCCtcatttctcttcctttccccCTTTCTTTCCCTCCTATCTTCAtccctcatttctcttcttttcttaatttattttgtttccttcaaGGCTGAAAAGACAAATCTACAGTTCTTCGGCACCTCTTGTGAAGCACGAGCAGCACAAGATGCTTCCTAGGCCGATCGTTGGGATCGTTCAGATCTAACTTTTATGACTGATTTTGAAGTCTATCAAAATAGATCTAAGCTGTAATTCGTCATTTTCATATCCATCTTTCTGTTTtcattgttgtttctttttgtttagttaaaaaaaaaaaaagaaaaaaaaaaagaaaaagaagaagaagaagaagaagaagaagaagaagaaaatcatcTCTTGGATGTTTTGTCCGTAGAGGTTAACTCCTCTCCTATGGAAGGTGGAGGGTATGAGTCTCTGTTTTAAGGCAGAGTACTATCTTTTAGATGGTTTGTCTGTAGAGAACTACAACAATAGTCAAAACCATACCATTCATAAAAGAATTTGTGTACTGAAGGAGCTCTAAATGTAATAGTTGGCTTGTGACTTGGAAATTGTCCCATATGTATCTGGTCATGAATGTAACTTTTCtatgatgaatgaatgaagtcaatttcccattaaaaaaaaagaaaaaaagttgtgaaaaaaatatcattattctaGTTGATGATGTGAATAATACGTACGTACGCAAGTAATAAAACTTTGCTTACTATTGCTTTAGTGCTTAGTCACTGACGTAGCATAATTCTCATACAACTTGCAGGCTAGGCCAGTCTTAGCATTCCATGCATGTACTTAATTAAGTACATGACAAACAGACACTCAACAAAGTTAagtcataataaataaatacatagcTTTTAAGAACCTATACAAAGTTAATAAAAGCAATTTTATAGCTAATCCCCCCCCATACATTGGATCAgcccatatgcatgcatgcatttatgtCGGGTCTATCCAGTTACAAGATGGAAAAATAGAATATCGCACTTTCATTTAAGGGTTTTATTAGGGCATACCATGCAGTACACGTATCTTCATCAACCTCGAACTGCCTTCTTAATTAGGGGTTCATAACTATTGCCTGTCGGCTTTcaaatataatgttttattgTCTCTTTCTGAGGTAGCACTGTCATGATCATGTTCTCCACAACCAAAAACAAAGGCCAAGCTGTCTTTCAtcgaaaaaatgaaaaaatgaaaaaacaaaaaaaaaaacaaaatagaccGATCGAGTTGAATTCAAAAGTTCACGTTTTGATCTCTTGCATTTTCTCCACAAACAATACTGATAGCatgcctacatatatatatatatatatatatatatctattatctcTATTATACTGATagcatgcctatatatatatatatatatatatattatatccacTAGAGAAACAAGTATTAAAGAACTAGGTTTATCTCAAATGAGTGCTTTATAAGAAAGATCACGTTATTGCCGACTTTGTAGGTtcattgtattatatattcaaatCTACCATTACAAGAGAGATACCAACACCGTAATTTTGTGCAAGCCTCACCCAAATAATGATGCTGACCAATATTACATTCCAGCGAAAGAATGAAAGGataaattatccaaaaatatCTCCATCTAATTATCACAACAGATCTAGGAAGGGCATCATCCTAAATAACTCATAAGCTAGCCTCAGCTGCAATACACGGATCGGTATGGCCAACTCAAAATCCCAGGAAAAGAATATACcaataacaaaaagaaactCACTTTCTCCTTCTAAATGTAAACTCTTCGTACTGGTGTTGCACTAGTAATGCCaaaattttttaccaaaatacTTCAGCCTCTCCTCGATGTAAGACTCACCCTTTTTCCTTCCACATGAAACTTCTGACTACCTTGTATCTGCGGTTACAACCCAATAGTTCATGaattgcacaaaaaaataaaaaataaagtgaaagaaacacacaaaaattATACATCTTCATATTTGAATAGAGTATCCTTCCTCAGTATTTACTTTTACTGATGAACCAAAGGACCAactcttaatattaatataactcTTAAGGATCTCAGTTTGTTACTGTGCCTAGTAGTTCAaacttaaaatgaaaataaacagT from Juglans regia cultivar Chandler chromosome 2, Walnut 2.0, whole genome shotgun sequence carries:
- the LOC108983872 gene encoding probable WRKY transcription factor 29 isoform X2, with product MSDFGRMEDWDLQAVVRGCINEARPTIFGNPKSCFAPLSAVEDDLLSFPEISETATVLDELDKLYKPLIYPVLQPVPSQTILASSVSVPKEIKQPEQKPSIKEPRRRKNQHKRVVQHVTAAEGLCSDMWAWRKYGQKPIKGSPYPRSYYRCSSSKGCSARKQVERSPLEPGVFIVTYSSEHNHTRPTRRNSLAGSTRSKFPTPKRKNNSPSSSKVLSPTTPLMASIEDEFVQSASLKKEEEQMVQENENNGTFNMPDMILDSDIDLFPSLEDFDELTAEPAMDGCFLDQLLDNFPVPWFVERSTAVSDGH
- the LOC108983872 gene encoding probable WRKY transcription factor 29 isoform X1, which encodes MSDFGRMEDWDLQAVVRGCINEARPTIFGNPKSCFAPLSAVEDDLLSFPEISETATVLDELDKLYKPLIYPVLQPVPSQTILASSVSVPKEIKQPEQKPSIKEPRRSRKNQHKRVVQHVTAAEGLCSDMWAWRKYGQKPIKGSPYPRSYYRCSSSKGCSARKQVERSPLEPGVFIVTYSSEHNHTRPTRRNSLAGSTRSKFPTPKRKNNSPSSSKVLSPTTPLMASIEDEFVQSASLKKEEEQMVQENENNGTFNMPDMILDSDIDLFPSLEDFDELTAEPAMDGCFLDQLLDNFPVPWFVERSTAVSDGH